TCAGCAAGTTGAGAACTGAAGGAGTGACATCCTCACCGACAAGCGCCTTGAGAGCTTTCTTCTTGGCGTCCGGCTCAAGAACCGGGGACACCATGGCGTCGCGGAAGTCTTCGGAATCGTTCCAGATCGCAAGCAGTTGCTTGCATTGATCGGCAACGGTTTCAGACTCACCTCGGGCCTCAGTGACCTGAAGCAGTGCTTCGGCGTATGGGGTTGCGAGGGAATTGAGGAGAGGCATCAGGCGTTCTCCAGATTTTTGATTGTGGAATCGATCAACTTGGCCTGAGCACTGGCATCAAGACGACCAGGAAGTTCGGCAAGGGCCTTGTCTATTGCCGCCAGAGCGGCCTCACGACGGAGGCTGTCCTTGATCCGAGCAGCGTCGGCTTCAGCATCGGCATTGGCGCCAGCCTTGATGGCTGCCATCACAGAAATAGTGCGCTTCTCGCCTTCGGCACGAATGCCTGCAGCGCGGGCCTGACCATCAGCACGAATCTTTTCAGCTTTCTGCTGAGCAGCAGACAATTCGGACTGGGCCTGGCTCAGGTTTTCGGTGGCGGTTTTCAGGCGGGACTCAGCCTCCTGCAATTCCTGAAGAATGGCGGCGCGGCGGCGTTCCAGGATTCCTCCCAGGAACCCGCGCAGGAACCAGAACAGGAGCCCGATCACGATGACCAGGTTGACCAGATTGGTTTCGAGCGGATTGAGATTGAGGGTCATCACGCGGCCAGCAAACGGTTGATGATCGTGGTGCTCAGCTGATCCACCTGACCCTTGAGCTGGGTGCGGGCGGACTCACGCTCGGCCTCGATGGCACGACGGCTTTCCTCTTTGGTGCGGTTGGCTTCAGCTTCTGCCTGGGCCAGCGCTTCGCGGTACAGCCGATCAACTTCTTGTTCCGCCTCAACAATCACCGCCTGAGCGGCCTGGCGGGCACCTTTCAGCTGTTCAGCAAGATCAGCTTCCAGGCGTTCAACCTGGGCGAGCTTCTGCTTGGCATCAGCACGACTGGTGGAGATGTAGCCCTCACGATCTTCCACGACCTTGCCGACCGGACGGAAGAAGAGAACATTGAGCAGGAAGGTGAGGAGAACCACCTGAACCGCCATCAGCGGAAGGGTGGCATCGAGGTCAAAAAGACCTCCCTCCGGAACACCTGCTTCAGCGAGCAGAAGCCAGGTCATGGAAAGGTGCGCTGGAAAGGAATCGAAACAAGGAGTTCAGCAGGGGGATCAGCGATCCCCCTGCACTGATCAGCCGGCGAAGGGGTTGGCGAACAGGAGCACCAGAGCCACCACCAGGCCGTAGATGGTTAGTGATTCCATGAACGCCAGGGACAGCAGCAGGGTGCCGCGGATCTTGCCTTCGGCTTCGGGCTGACGGGCGATGCCCTCAACAGCGCCGCCGGACGCGGTGCCCTGACCGATACCAGGGCCGATGGCGGCGAGGCCGACTGCCAGGCCAGCAGCCACAACGGAAGCGGCGGAGGTGATGGAATCCATGTTGGGTGGTGTAAGGGGAAGCGCTGGGAAGCGCTGTACGGAATGGAATTGGGGATCGGTTCCCCCCGCGCAGGGACATTCCCGAAGGAACGGGCCCGGGTGCAATGCCGGACCTGCGCGCGGATGTGTTTAGCAGATCGCCGTTCTCTGGCGATAGAGGGGAGAGGTTTTAGTGAGCCTCGTGGAGGCCCTCACCGATGTAGAAGGAGGCCAGGGTCGCAAAGATCAGAGCCTGAATGGCACTGGTGAACAGACCCAGAAGCATCACGGGCAGGGGCACGATCAGCGGCACCAAGTACACCAGCACCCCAACAGCCAATTCGTCGGCAAGGATGTTTCCAAACAGACGGAAGGAGAGGGAAAGAGGCTTGGTGAATTCCTCGATGATCTTGAACGGGAGCATGATCGGGGTCGGCTCCACGTACAGCTCGAAGAAGCGCAGACCCTTACGGCTCAAACCGGCATAGAAATAGGCCAGTGACACAAGCAGAGCCATCGCCACAGTTGTGTTGATGTCTGCGGTGGGAGCACCCAGCTCACCCTCGGGAAGTTCGAAGATCTTCCAAGGGATCAGGGCTCCGCCCCAGTTGCTCACGAAAATGAACAAAAAGAGGGTGCCAATGAACGGCAGCCAGTCGCGGTAGTACTTCTCGCCAATGTTGTCGCGGGCGATGTCGCGGATGAAATTCCAGAGGAATTCGAGCAGGTTCTGCAGACCGATCGGGTCGCGCTTCATCCCGCGGGTGCCAACAAGCACCACAGCGAGAAGGATGCCGATCAGGATCCAGGAGCTCAGGAACACCTGGCCGTGCAGATACAGATCGCCGATCTGCCAGTACAGGTGGTGACCCACTTCCAGTTCAGCGAACGGGAGTGGTAAGGGCAACAAAGCCATGGGTGCAGATAAAAGTGCTCAGACTCAGCGGTCGTCGAAGACGTGCTGAAGAATCAGGGCGGGCTTGTAGAGAAGGAATCCCAGGAAGGCCGGCAACAGATCAAGTTGAGGCAGCTTGGCCGAACCAACCACAAGCAGGGTTGGAACGATGAGCTGAAAACGTCCCAGTCCACGGGACTGGTCACTGAGCCGGGCCACACTGCGAGCCAGCAAACGCACGTACAGAAGTCCGGCGAATGAGCCCACAAGAACACTGCCGGCCACCGAGAGATTCATGGTGAGGGCCACGATCGGAACCGTGACGAGGGACACCAGAACGGTGGCCAACAGCAGGCGACGTTGAAGACGGTAAAAATCTTCCAAGCGCTGCCTGAAATGGCGCGCGGAATCTATCACGCGTTCGCTGCTGTTATTCCTGCAACAGAAGCAGCTGTCGATCCACAAGATTGCGGATCTGATCAGGAGATGCAAGGGCCCCCAATGTCTGTACCGGCTGCTCGGCGACAGTGCGCAGCAGGGTTCGGTCGGCATCACTGAGCTGAATCGGCTCCATGTTGCGACCAAGAATTGGATCGGGTTCCCCCCAGAGGCAGGGCTGAACCAAACCCCTGGCCAATCCGAGGGCCTCATCACTCCAACGGGCTCGCTCCACCGGTGCAGCAGAAAGAAAGAACTCGAAGTGGCTGATGTCGGGATCCAGCTGTTCCACAAGCTCCCACTGCTGACGCGGTGGCAAGACCTGGGCTCGCTCCAGCAGCTCACCTTCCAGGAGGCGGGCTGGATCCCAGGCCTCCGGATTGGAGAAGCCGGCGAAATGCAGACCCGCCGTTTCGATGAACGCGAAGAGACGCTCGAGGTTGTAACTGGTCTCCTGCGGGTGCAGGTACATGTCCGCAAAATTGGCGTCAGGAGCGCAATCAACGGCCCAGCGTTCACGATGATGACGCGCCAGACGGTTGCTCTCGGGCAGGGTCTCGAACAGCTCCCGGCCCAGACGCAGGCCCTCTGCCCCTGTGCCGGCATTCAGAAGTCTCAGGGCTTTCTGGGTCCGGTGGATCTCCCAGCGACCGGCATCGGCGTAAAGGAAAAGGTGCAACAGACCAGACGGAGCCAAGCGATCCGCCAGGGAGCGCAGCCCCGCCTCCGGCTGATCCAGGTGATGCAACACCCCCACCGAGTTGATGTAATCGAAAGATCCTTCGTCGCCGAGATCCAGGAGGCTGCGTTGCTCCTGACGCAACGCGTTCACCTGCTGAGCCGCTCCGGAGCGCTGACAGCGTTCCCGCGCCACCGCCAGGGCCCCATCACTGATATCCACACCCAGCACATCCGCACCCGGGTTGAGATGACAGAGGTAATCGGTGCTGACCCCGGTGCCGCAGCCGGCATCGAGGATCCGCGGCTGCTCCGTTCCGGAGGGGATCAGCCCATGCACTGCTGCCAGCACGCTGCGATGACACCAACGCCAGTTGTATCCAGGTGGCGGTCCGTCCTGAAGCGGATCCCCCGGAAAGGGAAAGCGGTCATAGAACGCACTCACCACAGGAGTCGCAGCATCACTGGGCTTGGGGTGGGTCATGCAGCGCAGATTCGGCGCCTGCGAGCTTTTCACGCCAGCCCCATCGATCCCCTGCAGCACCGCAACGCCTGCAAACATTTGTTCATGGGGCCGCGGAGCGCCATCCCGGCAGCCGTAACGTGTCCCGATCCGGCTTGCTTTCGTCGATGACAGTGACCGCCAGCAGCGGCAGCCCGCGCGTGTCTCCCCAACTGTTCGACACGCTGCCGCTCTCCAGCGTCCGTCAGGCGGAGCAGCAGGACCGTTTCCCTGACAACGGGGAGCTCGACAATCTGGTGACTTTCTTCCGAACCGGTCAGGACCGGATCGAAGCGTCCCGGATCATTGCGTCCAACGCCGAGGCCATCGTGGCCCGCGCCGCCAACAGAATTTTTGTGGGAGGCACGCCCCTCTCCTTCCTTGAGGCACCTCTAACAACTGGCGAAACCGGACGTTCCTCTGGTCAAAAGGGCACTCCACTTGCAGCTGACCAAGTCGCGTTTGAGCAGTCGGTGCGCACGTTCACTGGCGACAGCGGCACCACAAAAAGAGGCAACTTCTTTACCCGTCTGCTCGAAGGGGCCGGTGGGGATGCTGATATTCGTGTGGTGCTTCCCACAGGCTTCAACGCCATCAGCGTGGCCAAATACGGCCCGGCGTTCATGCGCAAGTCGGTGCGCGACATGGGTTGGTTCCTGCGCTATGTGGGCTACGCACTGGTAGCCGGAGACCCCAGCATCCTTGCGGTCAACACCCGTGGGCTGCGGGACATCCTTCTGGAGAACTGCTCCCTGGCCGCCACCAATGTTGCCCTTCAGGAAATGCGTGCCGCCTCAGCGGAACTGCTGCGGGATCGTCCTGAAGCCCGTCAGATGACCATCGACTGCTTCAACGTGCTGTTGCAGGAGCTGGCCATACCCACCCCGAGCACGAAGCAACGCCAGGGGAGTGCGGTGCAACAGGGCCTGCAGCTGCCTG
This window of the Synechococcus sp. MU1643 genome carries:
- a CDS encoding F0F1 ATP synthase subunit B; the encoded protein is MTLNLNPLETNLVNLVIVIGLLFWFLRGFLGGILERRRAAILQELQEAESRLKTATENLSQAQSELSAAQQKAEKIRADGQARAAGIRAEGEKRTISVMAAIKAGANADAEADAARIKDSLRREAALAAIDKALAELPGRLDASAQAKLIDSTIKNLENA
- the atpB gene encoding F0F1 ATP synthase subunit A → MALLPLPLPFAELEVGHHLYWQIGDLYLHGQVFLSSWILIGILLAVVLVGTRGMKRDPIGLQNLLEFLWNFIRDIARDNIGEKYYRDWLPFIGTLFLFIFVSNWGGALIPWKIFELPEGELGAPTADINTTVAMALLVSLAYFYAGLSRKGLRFFELYVEPTPIMLPFKIIEEFTKPLSLSFRLFGNILADELAVGVLVYLVPLIVPLPVMLLGLFTSAIQALIFATLASFYIGEGLHEAH
- a CDS encoding F0F1 ATP synthase subunit B', whose amino-acid sequence is MTWLLLAEAGVPEGGLFDLDATLPLMAVQVVLLTFLLNVLFFRPVGKVVEDREGYISTSRADAKQKLAQVERLEADLAEQLKGARQAAQAVIVEAEQEVDRLYREALAQAEAEANRTKEESRRAIEAERESARTQLKGQVDQLSTTIINRLLAA
- the atpE gene encoding ATP synthase F0 subunit C, producing MDSITSAASVVAAGLAVGLAAIGPGIGQGTASGGAVEGIARQPEAEGKIRGTLLLSLAFMESLTIYGLVVALVLLFANPFAG
- a CDS encoding bifunctional 2-polyprenyl-6-hydroxyphenol methylase/3-demethylubiquinol 3-O-methyltransferase UbiG; this encodes MTHPKPSDAATPVVSAFYDRFPFPGDPLQDGPPPGYNWRWCHRSVLAAVHGLIPSGTEQPRILDAGCGTGVSTDYLCHLNPGADVLGVDISDGALAVARERCQRSGAAQQVNALRQEQRSLLDLGDEGSFDYINSVGVLHHLDQPEAGLRSLADRLAPSGLLHLFLYADAGRWEIHRTQKALRLLNAGTGAEGLRLGRELFETLPESNRLARHHRERWAVDCAPDANFADMYLHPQETSYNLERLFAFIETAGLHFAGFSNPEAWDPARLLEGELLERAQVLPPRQQWELVEQLDPDISHFEFFLSAAPVERARWSDEALGLARGLVQPCLWGEPDPILGRNMEPIQLSDADRTLLRTVAEQPVQTLGALASPDQIRNLVDRQLLLLQE